In the genome of Calothrix sp. PCC 6303, the window GCAAACGCGGCAGTACAGTTTACTTACCAACGGGAATGGTACCAATGTTCCCGGAACTCTTGGCAACAGGACCTATGAGCCTGTTACAAGGACAAATATGCTATGCCTTAAGTTTTGCCGTAATTTTAGACGATGATGGGGCTGTCTCAGAATACAGCATCCACACCAGCTTAGTTAAACCGACATATCGCCTCACCTATGAAGATGTCGATGAAATGCTGGATTTGGGTGTGGAAGCGGAACCAGAAATAGAAGCGATCGCTAAATGGGCGCAGAAGCGTCGCAAATGGAGATACACTCAAGGTGCCATCAGTATCAACATGCCCGAAGCAATGATTAAAGTCAAAGATGACGAAATCAGCATTGATCTGATGGATGATTCTCACTCTCGGCAGTTAGTAGCAGAAATGATGATCGTGGCTGGCGAAGTCGCCGCCCGCTATGGTAAAGAACATGGTATTCCTCTACCATTCCGGGGTCAGCCACAACCAGAACTACCACCCGAACAGGAATTAATGCTGTTGCCCCCTGGCTTTGTTAGGGCTTGCGCTATGCGGCGTTGTATGCCTAAGAGCGAAATGAGCATTACTCCCGTGCGTCACTCAGGTTTAGGCTTAGATACATACACCCAAGCGACCTCCCCAATTCGACGTTACAGCGATTTGCTCACCCACTTCCAAATTAAGGCACATCTGCGGGGAGAACAACTACCTTTTTCCGCCGATCAACTTCGGGATGTAATGATGACTGTAATTGGGACTGCTCAGGAAGTGACAATGGTAGAACGTCAAACCAATCGATATTGGTCATTAGAGTACCTGCGCCGTCATCCTGATAAAATATGGCAAGTAACAGTCCTGATGTGGCTGCGAGAAGACAGCGGTTTAGCCTTAATTCTCCTCGAAGATTTGGGTGTACAATTACCAATGTTCTTCAAGCGGGAAGCAACTTTAGGTGAGCAATTGCTAGTCAAAGTTGGTTTAGCCGATCCACAAAAAGATATTATTCAATTCCAAGAAATTATTTATCAGGAAAGTACAGCAAATTAATTAAGTAGATCACTGTTGAAAATTGTGCTTGTGGGGAGTGAGTAGTCAGTAGCGAATAGGGGTAAGCACAAACATTTGGGGTGACTTTCCCTTTAAAAATATTTTTCAAGAAGTTGTGTTTATTATTGCTTATCTGACTTGAAAATAAAAGTTCGATGGCTATCAAAATAGATACATTCACCTTCTATTTTCATCCGCCTTGGTATACGTCAGCTCATGATGTCATAAAAGGTACAAAATACCACTTTTAAAACATCCTCTAAGCGGTTTTCCCCCACTCGCTACTGACTACTCACCACTCACTTACAATTTATTGAGACTTTCGGAGAATTAAACCCTCCAATTTTCTTAAACCAGAACTTCCTTATTAATAACAGCTAATAAAACCGCTAAATCTGGAGAAACCCTATTTAATAGCTTCAACTCCTTGATAGCAACTTCAAATCTTTTGCCTTCCAATATCAAATCACCAATTCTGAGTAAATCACGCCAACTAACATCACTTTCGATATAAGCTTTCACAATCGTAATTAATAAATCCTGATATCGATTACCTTCAGCTTTAGTCATCATCGTGTGGGGAACCTGAAAAAACTTATCAAAATAGAAAAACCATGACTTCTGTTGATACATCAAGCTTGATTCAAACAAAGATACTAACTCTTTACTATCTATGGATTTATCGCTTTCACTGGAAATAATAAACATTGACGGTAACTTGCGATTTTGTGCTTGCTTTAAAACATATTGACCAAGATCTGCAAAAACCTCCAAACCTGGCATTCTAAACCCCTGATAACCAAAGTTGGGAGAATTATTCCGATGACCCCAGCTTATATAAAATGGTAATATTTGTACGAATAAATCTAGAATATTATTACTACTACTTAAATAAGGTGAAAATAATAAAACTTTGTGAATTTCCTGAGCATATTCTAATGCTAACCATGCAGCTAAAGCTCCTCCACCAGATAATCCACCAATAATAACTTGATCGCCAAAATTCTGAGCAATCTGTAACCAACGATGAGCAAAATCTTGATATGGTTCTGGCTGAGTTGGCAAAGGAGGAGGATTGCGGCTATTCCAATTTCCAGCGATACCGTGACCTGGTAATAAAGGAATTAAAACATTGTAACCACAATTGAATAAAACCTCTGCTAATGGTTTAAATTGATAGGGTGCTGCGGTGAATCCATGGAAGAAAATACAGACTTTATTTGTAGGTTGGGGATGGAGAAATAATTGGGAACTGCAAGCTGAGTTTTTTAATGGTAAATTAATCTCTTGCAATTTTATCTTCTCAAGAAGATCATTTTTAGCAATAGTGTAGTCATCACTTTGAAAAGACATATATAATCGGTGAAAATTTTAACTTGCATATTATATCTCCTTAGCAGTTACTAATTAATAGTCAGATTATCGGCTGCTGACAGTCAATAACCTGGCAAATGATTTACAAAAAATTATTCAGCTACTAATTCTCCTTTATAACCCTCAACAAGTTAAACTAGGTCTGGTTGAGAATAGCTCAAGTATCTGGTGGTTATGAGGTTTTATGGCAACAAATGTAGATGAAATTGCCAAGTTTTTAGATAATCTTGGCTGGGAATACCAGGTTGAAAAAGAAGATGAACGGATAGTTACAGGAGTTGAAGCTGAGAACATCGAAGATTTTTTGATAGTTGTACAACTTGATGAAGATGGACGATTTTTCCGTTTATTCGCACCCCAAGTTTTGGCTGGAGTAGACGAACATCCGCATAAAGCTGCAATCTTACAAACTATGTTGGCAATTTCTTGGGAAACCAAAATGTTGCAGTGGGAGTATGACCCATCTGATGGAGAAATTCGTGCCATAATTGAGTTTCCCTTAGAAGATTCGGTTTTAACTGAGAAACAGTTTAACCGTTGCTTAACTGGTTTAATTCAATTGGTGGATGGTGTGGCAATGCCGCGCTTGCAACATGTAATGGAAACAGGTGAAGATCAAGGGAATGTAGAACTTGGGGAAAGACTATTGTTAAGCATTCAGGAAGAAGCGCCTGGTTTGCTAGACTTACTAGAAAAAGCGATGGAAGCGAGAAAAAAGCGGGGAAGATTTCCTAGCGATTGAGCCGAAGCGTTAAATAAATAGCTATACTTCAAGGTGATACCCTTAATATACTGAATATTTTCTGGGGC includes:
- a CDS encoding ribonuclease catalytic domain-containing protein — its product is MEKGTLVEFRVGSDRRLGIVDRPDGKTRWFVIDERGQAHSLMPQQVTYAVTGQTYLSSQIPGFLAEIQPYIADPSSLEVAWELLVEDGDTVNPKELANLLFSETKPPLCYAAHCLLSDDKIYFKQKKDVYEPRTAAQVAERKHQLEVEALKAKGQQEFLLRVAAALKGEAVEWERHDRHRLEALEKYATLLADVGKPGVNYDQVSRAYPPPATVLETMNMLGRPATPQGAFQLLVDLGLWSVNENLFLRRSAIPVQFPTKVIEVAQQSLESHPPDRDRDRLDLTHLKVYTIDDESTTEIDDGLSWERLSDGRDRLWVHIADPTRWLIPEGDLDLEARKRGSTVYLPTGMVPMFPELLATGPMSLLQGQICYALSFAVILDDDGAVSEYSIHTSLVKPTYRLTYEDVDEMLDLGVEAEPEIEAIAKWAQKRRKWRYTQGAISINMPEAMIKVKDDEISIDLMDDSHSRQLVAEMMIVAGEVAARYGKEHGIPLPFRGQPQPELPPEQELMLLPPGFVRACAMRRCMPKSEMSITPVRHSGLGLDTYTQATSPIRRYSDLLTHFQIKAHLRGEQLPFSADQLRDVMMTVIGTAQEVTMVERQTNRYWSLEYLRRHPDKIWQVTVLMWLREDSGLALILLEDLGVQLPMFFKREATLGEQLLVKVGLADPQKDIIQFQEIIYQESTAN
- a CDS encoding alpha/beta hydrolase, translating into MSFQSDDYTIAKNDLLEKIKLQEINLPLKNSACSSQLFLHPQPTNKVCIFFHGFTAAPYQFKPLAEVLFNCGYNVLIPLLPGHGIAGNWNSRNPPPLPTQPEPYQDFAHRWLQIAQNFGDQVIIGGLSGGGALAAWLALEYAQEIHKVLLFSPYLSSSNNILDLFVQILPFYISWGHRNNSPNFGYQGFRMPGLEVFADLGQYVLKQAQNRKLPSMFIISSESDKSIDSKELVSLFESSLMYQQKSWFFYFDKFFQVPHTMMTKAEGNRYQDLLITIVKAYIESDVSWRDLLRIGDLILEGKRFEVAIKELKLLNRVSPDLAVLLAVINKEVLV